GGAGTACTTCACTACTCCGGTTCAGCCGCCGGTGGTGTTTTCAATTTAGAATGTCGTGAAGAACGTCATGCTGAGCTTGCCGAAGCATCTCTCCCGCTTCGTTGCGGATACCTGCTTTGAAGCTAACGATTGAGTTAGCCCCCGGTGGAGATGCTTCGACTGCGCCTCCGGCTGCGCTCAGCATGACCCCTCTTTTTCACTCACCACCTCACTACTCACCACTTCACCATCTCACCACTTCACCATCTCACCACCATGACCACTCCCCGCCTTACCGTTCTTGGCGCTGGTCCCGGCGACCCGGAGCTGCTCACGCTCAAGGGGGCGCGGGTGCTGGCGGAGGCCGACGTGGTGCTCTACGACGCCCTGGCCAACCGCACCCTGCTCGACCACGCCCGCCCCACGGCCCTGCTGGTGCCGGTGGGTAAGCGGCGCGGCATGCGCAGCCACGGGCAGGACGAAATCAACGCCCTCATCGTGGACTATGCCCGCCGCTACGGCCATGTGGTGCGCCTGAAGGGCGGCGACCCGTTCGTGTTCGGGCGGGGCCGCGAGGAAATGCTCTACGCCGAAGCTCACGGCCTGCTGACCGACTACGTGCCGGGCATCAGCAGCGCGGTAGCCGCCGCGGGCAGCGCGGGTATTCCGGTTACGCACCGGGGCTTGAGCGAAGGCTTTCGGGTGATTACGGCCACCACGGCTAGCGGGGAGCTGTCGGGCAGCATCGGAGAGGCGGCCCGCGACACGCGCGGTACCACCGTCATCCTGATGGGCTTGGGGGAGCTGCCGCGCATTGTGGCCGAGTTCTGCCGCCACGGCCACGCCGCCACGCCCGCCGCCATCATCCAGAACGGCACCCTGCCCCAGGCCCGCCTGGTGACGGGCTCGGTAGCCGAGTTGCCAGCTCGTGCCGCCGCCGCGGGTATTGAAGCCCCGGCCATCATCATTATCGGCGAAGTGGTGCGGCTGGCTACCCCGGAGAAGCTGGCCGAACTGCCGGCCCTGTACGCGGAGGTGGCGTGAAGCCAGAACCGTCAGCCATCAACCAGCGCCAACCCTACGACTAGCCCTAGAACCAGTCCTGCCCCCTTTCCCACTGCCAGAAACCTCCATCCCATGTCTATTCTTTCACCTTCTCCCACTCTGCCTGTCGGGTTTGATGACGAGTCGTTGCAGCGGCTCACGTCGGGCCTGACGGACCAGCAGCTCATCTGGCTAAGCGGCTACTTGTACGGCCGGGCAGCGGCGCCGGGCCCGGCGCCGCTGCCCGGCGTCGCTGCCCCGGCTGCGGCGGCCGATTCAGCGGGCCGGCTGACCATCCTATTCGGCTCGCAGACCGGCAACAGCAAGAAGGCGGCGGGCCTGGTGGCCGAGGCGGCCCGCCAGCGCGGCCTTACGCCCACGGTGCGCGACATGAACGACTACCCGACCAAGGAGCTGCAACACGAGCGGCAGCTGCTCATCATAGTCAGCACCCAGGGGGAGGGCGACCCGCCGATGGCGGCCGAGGAGCTGCACCAGTTTCTGCTCAGCAAGCGCGCCCCCAAGCTGCCGGAGCTGCGCTACGCCGTGCTGGCCCTCGGCGACAAAAGCTACCTGCAATTCTGCCAGACCGGCTTCGAGTTCGACCAACGCCTGGCCGAGTTGGGTGCCCAGCGCCTGGCTGAGCGGGTAGATTGCGACGTGAGCTTTGAAAACGAAGCCCGGCAGTGGGCCGCTCAGGTGCTGGGCCAGCTCACGCCCGCCACTCCTGTCCGCCCCGACGTGGCCGTGCGGGCCGAGGCGCCGGCTGCCCCCGCGGCCGTAGCCGAGCCGGTGGAGTATTCTCATGAGCGGCCATTTGAAGCGGAGCTGCTGGAAAAGATTCAACTGAACGGCCGGGGCTCCGACAAGGAAACTTACCACCTGGAATTTTCGCTGGCCGGCTCCGGCATCCGCTACGAAGCCGGCGACGCCCTGCTGGTGCAGCCCATCAATCACCAGCCGCTGGTGCAGGAAGTGCTCCAAGCCGTCCGGCTGCCGGCTGATGCGCCTGTGCAGCTGGGCGGCGCCGAGCTGGACCTGGGCACGGCCCTGACGGAGCGGCTGGAGCTGTCGGTGCTGACGCGCGACGTGCTGGAGCGGTACGCCGCCGTGGCCCCGCAGCACCCGCAGCTGCGCGAGGTGCTGGACCTGAAAGCCCAGCTGCCCGCCTACCTCTACGGCCGCGACGTGGCCGACCTGCTCCGGGAGTTTCCGCTGGAGCTGTCGGGGCAGCAGTTGGCGGCGGTGCTGCGGCCCCTGCCGGCGCGGGCCTACTCCATTGCCTCTTCCCTGCTGGCCCACCCCGACGAGGTGCACCTCACGGTGGGCAAGGTGCGCTACCAGGCCCACGGCCGCCACAAGCAGGGCGCCTGCTCGGGCCACCTGGCCGACCAGCTGGCCCCCGGCGACTTGGCCAGGGTGTGGGTAGACCGCAACGAGTACTTCAAGCTGCCCCAGGACCCCGGCACCGGCATCATCATGGTGGGCGCGGGCACGGGGGTGGCACCGTTCCGGGCGTTTGTGGAGGAGCGGGTCGAGACGGGCGCCACGGGCCAGAACTGGCTGGTGTTCGGCAACCCCCACTTCACTACCGACTTCCTGTACCAGCTGGAGTGGCAGCAGCACCTCAAGCGCGGCGCCCTCTCGCGCCTCGATGTAGCCTTCTCCCGCGACCAGGCCGAGAAAATCTACATCCAGCACCGCCTGCTGGAGCAAAGCCGGCGCGTATTCGACCAGTTAGAAAACGGGGCCCACTTCTACGTGTGCGGCGACAAGAACCGCATGGCCGCCGACGTGCAGCAGGCTCTGCTGCGCATCATCGCCCAGGAAAGCGGCCAGGGTGACGACTACGCCGCGGAGTACCTGCGGCAGCTTCGGAAGTCGCGGCGGTACCTGGAGGATGTGTATTGATTTTTTAGAAGTGAGAGGTGAGACATGAGAAGTGATACTTTTCATAGCACCCTGAATGTCAGCCTCATCGAGCGTCCTCGCAGCCGAAGCGGGATACCCTACGACCCACACCCAGATTCCTCGCTTCGCTCGGAATGACAATCACCCCTTCACCAGCCATGACCACCGCCTTTTCACAACGATGTTGTAGCTGCCGCTGATAGCGGCGGCTGCGCCCGAAGCGCGGCGGTACGGGCCCTGCCTGCTCTGCCCGTGCCATCCTGCTACTACACCAACTACCTCCTAAAAAACAGCTTATTACATCATGAAGCAGCTATCCGCTTCCCTGCTAATACCGGCGCTGGTAGTGGCCAGTGCCTCATCCTTGCACGCCCAGGATGCTTTGCTTTCCATCAGTGGCACAGTCCGCGAGAAGGGTACCCAGCAGGTCCTGCCCGGCGTCAGCGTGTCGGTGAAGGGCAGCACGGCGGGCACGCTCAGCGACGAAAACGGGCAGTTTGCCTTGAAAGCCAAGCTACGGTTTCCGTTTACGCTCGTCTTCAACATCCTCGGCTACGAGGCGCGGGAGCTGGAAATTGCCAGCGGCAGCCAGCCCATTGCCGTGCAGCTGGAGTCGAAGGCCATTGCCGTGAACGAGGTGGTGGTGTCGGCCTCGCGGGTGGAGGAAAGCCGGCTGACCTCGCCGGTAGCCATTGAAAAGCTCGACATCCGGGCCATCAAGGAAACGCCGGCGCCCAGCTTCTACGACGCCCTCGAAAACGTGAAGGGCGTGCAGATGACCACCAGCTCGCTCACCTTCAAGGTGCCCAACAGCCGGGGCTTCAACATCCCGAACAACTTCCGCTTTATGCAGCTCGTGGATGGCGTGGACATGCAGGCGGCTACCCTGGGCGTGCCCCTGGGCAACGCCATCGGGCCTACGGAGCTGGACATTGCCAGCGTGGAAATCACGCCCGGCGCGGCCTCGGCCCTCTACGGCATGAACGCCATCAACGGCATGGCCAACCTTAGCACCAAAAGCCCCTTCACCTACCAGGGCCTGAGCGTGTACCAGAAGCTGGGCGTGAACCACGTGGACGGGCGCGACCGGGACCCCAGCCTGCTCACGGAGTCGGCGGTGCGCTGGGCCCAGGCCCTGGGCAAGGCCGGCCGGTGGGCCTACAAGGTGAACCTGAGCTACCTGCGCGGCACCGACTGGCTGGCCGACACCCAAACCGACCAGAACCCGCAAAACTTGCCCTCGGCCAACCCCCGCTTTCCGGAGCTGAGCGGGGCCAGCAACCCCGCCGCCGACCTCTGGAACCGCTACGGCGACGACAACGCCGGCAACGTGGCCATTACCATTCCCTACAACGGCCGCACCGAAACCTTTAACGTGCGCCGCACCGGCTACTACGAGCGGGACCTGGCCAACCCCACCGTGCGCAACATCAAAGCCGACGCCAGCCTGCACTACAAGCTCACCGACAAGCTAGAGCTGGCCTACGGCTACCGGTTTGGGCTGATGGACGGGGTGTTTCAGCGCGGCAACAAGATTCAGCTGGATGGCGTGACGGTGAGCAGCCACAAGCTGGAGCTGCGTGGCCAGGACTTCACGGCCCGCGCCTACCTGCTGCTGGAAAACACCGGCGACTCCTACAACCTCAACCCCCTGGCCCTCAACCTGGACCTGCAAAACGGCTCCAACGCCGCCTGGGGCTCCCGGTTCCGCACGGCTCTGCAAGGCCAGCTGGGCGCTGGGGCCAGCCTGCCCGACGCCATGCGCCAGGCCCGCACCGCCGCCGACCAGGGCCGGGCCGTGCCGGGCACGCCGGAGTTTGCGGCTCTCAAACAGCAGATTATCAAAACCAACAATTGGGACAGCGGCGTGAACGTGCCGGGCGCGCCCGTGCCCGGCGGGGCGGCCCTCATCCAGCGCAGCCGCACCTACCACACCGACTTTCTGTGGAACCTGGGCCCGCGGGTGCGCTTTGCCGACGTGGTGGTGGGCGCCGATGCTCGCCTGTACGAAGTCATTCCCGACGGCAACAACTTCGTGGACTTCAGCCGGCCCCTAAGCGAACGGACCACGCCCGGCGGCCGCAACCAGTACTACCAGAAAATCGGGGGCTTCGGGCAGCTCACCCGGCGCCTGCTCCAGGACCGCCTGAAGCTGACGGCCTCCCTGCGCCTGGACTACAACCCCGAGTTCAGCCCCAAGCTGAACCCGCGCGTGGCGGCCGTGTACACGGTGGCGGCCCAC
This region of Hymenobacter sp. YIM 151500-1 genomic DNA includes:
- the cobA gene encoding uroporphyrinogen-III C-methyltransferase; this encodes MTTPRLTVLGAGPGDPELLTLKGARVLAEADVVLYDALANRTLLDHARPTALLVPVGKRRGMRSHGQDEINALIVDYARRYGHVVRLKGGDPFVFGRGREEMLYAEAHGLLTDYVPGISSAVAAAGSAGIPVTHRGLSEGFRVITATTASGELSGSIGEAARDTRGTTVILMGLGELPRIVAEFCRHGHAATPAAIIQNGTLPQARLVTGSVAELPARAAAAGIEAPAIIIIGEVVRLATPEKLAELPALYAEVA
- a CDS encoding TonB-dependent receptor; this encodes MKQLSASLLIPALVVASASSLHAQDALLSISGTVREKGTQQVLPGVSVSVKGSTAGTLSDENGQFALKAKLRFPFTLVFNILGYEARELEIASGSQPIAVQLESKAIAVNEVVVSASRVEESRLTSPVAIEKLDIRAIKETPAPSFYDALENVKGVQMTTSSLTFKVPNSRGFNIPNNFRFMQLVDGVDMQAATLGVPLGNAIGPTELDIASVEITPGAASALYGMNAINGMANLSTKSPFTYQGLSVYQKLGVNHVDGRDRDPSLLTESAVRWAQALGKAGRWAYKVNLSYLRGTDWLADTQTDQNPQNLPSANPRFPELSGASNPAADLWNRYGDDNAGNVAITIPYNGRTETFNVRRTGYYERDLANPTVRNIKADASLHYKLTDKLELAYGYRFGLMDGVFQRGNKIQLDGVTVSSHKLELRGQDFTARAYLLLENTGDSYNLNPLALNLDLQNGSNAAWGSRFRTALQGQLGAGASLPDAMRQARTAADQGRAVPGTPEFAALKQQIIKTNNWDSGVNVPGAPVPGGAALIQRSRTYHTDFLWNLGPRVRFADVVVGADARLYEVIPDGNNFVDFSRPLSERTTPGGRNQYYQKIGGFGQLTRRLLQDRLKLTASLRLDYNPEFSPKLNPRVAAVYTVAAHHHLRASYQNGWRFPSLFEALSFVNNGNVRRVGGLARVNRGLNYLDNSYTLASISTFNAAVNAYVAANAGTTAQQAALRPEIRERLQVANLTTQEPEQINAYEVGYRSVLLDNRLSIDADAYYNIYSGFLGQVEVSVPKNAAGQQVGVGSDEAVLAALATNRATRQDRYRVYTNARNRYRSYGSTLGLTYNFYQKFTLGGNVNFNDISDNQQADIFVTGFNTPRWVTNLSFGNREVVPNLGFNVVWRYQTSFQWESPLANGRVPAFQTLDAQVNLRVPALKSTVKVGGTNLLNNRYYQYAAGPTIGGLYYVALTFDNTVLR
- a CDS encoding assimilatory sulfite reductase (NADPH) flavoprotein subunit, with translation MSILSPSPTLPVGFDDESLQRLTSGLTDQQLIWLSGYLYGRAAAPGPAPLPGVAAPAAAADSAGRLTILFGSQTGNSKKAAGLVAEAARQRGLTPTVRDMNDYPTKELQHERQLLIIVSTQGEGDPPMAAEELHQFLLSKRAPKLPELRYAVLALGDKSYLQFCQTGFEFDQRLAELGAQRLAERVDCDVSFENEARQWAAQVLGQLTPATPVRPDVAVRAEAPAAPAAVAEPVEYSHERPFEAELLEKIQLNGRGSDKETYHLEFSLAGSGIRYEAGDALLVQPINHQPLVQEVLQAVRLPADAPVQLGGAELDLGTALTERLELSVLTRDVLERYAAVAPQHPQLREVLDLKAQLPAYLYGRDVADLLREFPLELSGQQLAAVLRPLPARAYSIASSLLAHPDEVHLTVGKVRYQAHGRHKQGACSGHLADQLAPGDLARVWVDRNEYFKLPQDPGTGIIMVGAGTGVAPFRAFVEERVETGATGQNWLVFGNPHFTTDFLYQLEWQQHLKRGALSRLDVAFSRDQAEKIYIQHRLLEQSRRVFDQLENGAHFYVCGDKNRMAADVQQALLRIIAQESGQGDDYAAEYLRQLRKSRRYLEDVY